From the genome of Adhaeribacter pallidiroseus:
ATTTGTGTACCTGGTGGGCCGCACCGGCAGTGGGAAATCTTCTTTACTCAAAACCTTGTACGCCGATTTACCGCTTCGGAGTGGCATGGCCAGCGTAGCCGGCTTTCCTATTTTTAAATTATCCCGCACCCAGGTGCCTTTTTTGCGCCGCAAAATCGGGATTGTTTTTCAGGATTTTCAATTACTCTTCGACCGGACCGTAGCCGAAAATTTACGGTTTGTTTTAAAAGCAACTAACTGGAAAGATTCTTCGAAAATAAAGCAACGCATTTCGGAAGTGCTCATGCAGGTGGGTCTGGATGCGGCTTCTAACAAAATGCCCCATCAGCTATCGGGTGGCGAACAGCAACGCGTGGTTATTGCCCGGGCCTTACTCAACGATCCGGTTATTTTATTTGCCGACGAACCCACCGGTAACCTCGATCCCGAAGTAGCGGACGGCATTATGCAGTTGTTTAACCAAATTAATAACCGGGGTACGGCGGTACTCATGGCTACGCACAACCACCAGATTATTAATGCTTATCCGCACCGCATCTTAAAATGCGATCAAGGCAAAATTTTGGATTCGGCCAAGCAAAGTTTCTCTTTAAAGGATGGTGTCTGAGGTATCAATCTTGATTCCCATATTCAATTTTGATGTTACGGCCTTAGTACAAAAGCTACTGGATCAATGCCAGCAAGCCGCTATTTCCTTCGAAATAATTTGCCTGGATGATGCATCAAACGATTTTTTTAAAAAATCGAACCGGAAATTAAAATTTTTAAAAAATATAATTTACGAAGAACTGCCCACCAATATTAGCCGCGCGGCTATCCGGAATAAACTGGCTATGCGGGCTAAATATTCTTACCTGCTTTTTCTGGATAACGACTCCTGCTTAGTGACGGAGCAGTTTATTATAAATTACTTACAAGCCGCAGATCTTTTTTCTGTTTTTATCGGTGGTACCGAGTACCCGTCCTGGGCGCCCGAAACAACGTACCGTTTGCATTGGCACTACGGCCGGCATCGGGAACAACGGCCAGCCGCGATCCGGCAACAGCAGCCTTATAAAAAATTACAAGTAAATAATCTCTTTGTCAGCCGAACTTTGTACCTGGCCAACCCGCTGCCCGAAGTTGTGCAAACCTACGGGCACGAAGATACCCTGTGGGGTTTATACCTCGAAAAAGCCAACATACCGGTGCAGCACCTAAATAATCCGGTACTGCACGTTGGCCTGGAACCCGTAACTTCCTTTTTAGTTAAAACCGAACAAGCCATTGTTAATATGGTGGATCTTCAAAATACGAACAACAGCAGCTTCTCTTCTTCGCTGTATTGGGTTTATAAAATTTTAAAAAAATGCCGTTTACTGGGGGCGTTTACCTGGTTTTTTAAAAAAATCAAACCTTTCCTACTGATTCAATTACAAAGTGGTCGTCCCCATTTATTTCTATTCGACGTTTACAAATTAGGATTGTTGGCGCATGTTATTCAAAAAAAGAATAAGAGTTTTTAAATTTTAATCAAGGATTAGAAAATACTGGAAGCAGGTTACTTTAAAACAGCAGAAGCCTGGCAACTGGCCGGGCTTCTGCTGTTTTCATAGTTTTAGGTGGAGGCTAGGTTGGATTTACTCGTTTTCTTTTTTGCCGTCGAAAGCATCTTTTACTTTTGCACCGGCTTTATCGGCTGTTTTTCCTACGGCTTTGGCTCCTTTTACAACGCCTTCTTTTACGTCTTTACCGGTTTCTTTAGCGGCATGACCTACTTTTTCGCCAGCGTGAGCCACATCCTGAGCGGTATTTTTGGCCGCGTTACCTACCTTACTGCCTACTTTCTCCCCAGTTTGCGCTACATCTTGCGCGGTGTTTTTAGCAGCCGTTCCTACTTTGCTGCCCACTTTATTGCCGGTTTCTTTGGCGTCTTCGGCGGTGTTTTTAGCAGCGGTACCCACACGACTAGCTACATTGTCTGCGGTTTCTTTCGCATCTTTGCCCGTTTCTTTCACTGCTTGACCTGCGTTTTCAGCGCCTTGTTCTACTTTATCGCCTACCTTGGCACCCGCCCGTTGTACATCGGCGGTAGTATTGTTTATCTTTTCGGCTACTTTGCCACCACTCAGGTTAGTACCCCAGTACGAATCGTATCTGTTCTTTAACTGATCAATTTCTTGTTGCCGGGTAGCATCGTAATCGTTGCGGTATTGATCCAATCGCGCTGTTTTTTCCTGATAAATAGTCCGTTGGTCGTGCCAACCAGTACTGGCGGTATCCATGGTAGCAATGGTGCTGGAGTCCAGGGTACTTACGTAGTTTTTGTAGTCCATGTAAGCCGTTTCTCCATCATTGGCAGCACTAGTTACCGTTTCAGAAGTAGTGGTTTCGGGGGCTGTATTTTTAGAATCCGATGAACAGCTTAGCTGGGTAGCAGCCAAACCAAAGGCTATTGCATAACCGATAACCGGCGTTTTTATTAAATTTTTCATAGTTTTGTTTTCTGATTTTTTCTGGAGTTTAAATTTATATTCCAGAAAATGTACAACTACTAAAACGTATTTAATACCAGATTGTTTCAGTTTCAGCATTTCAAGAGAGATT
Proteins encoded in this window:
- a CDS encoding glycosyltransferase family 2 protein; the encoded protein is MIPIFNFDVTALVQKLLDQCQQAAISFEIICLDDASNDFFKKSNRKLKFLKNIIYEELPTNISRAAIRNKLAMRAKYSYLLFLDNDSCLVTEQFIINYLQAADLFSVFIGGTEYPSWAPETTYRLHWHYGRHREQRPAAIRQQQPYKKLQVNNLFVSRTLYLANPLPEVVQTYGHEDTLWGLYLEKANIPVQHLNNPVLHVGLEPVTSFLVKTEQAIVNMVDLQNTNNSSFSSSLYWVYKILKKCRLLGAFTWFFKKIKPFLLIQLQSGRPHLFLFDVYKLGLLAHVIQKKNKSF
- a CDS encoding cell division ATP-binding protein FtsE; the protein is MRDFSSSVPVVSLKDVSIHQNVQTVLQSVSFDIDKGEFVYLVGRTGSGKSSLLKTLYADLPLRSGMASVAGFPIFKLSRTQVPFLRRKIGIVFQDFQLLFDRTVAENLRFVLKATNWKDSSKIKQRISEVLMQVGLDAASNKMPHQLSGGEQQRVVIARALLNDPVILFADEPTGNLDPEVADGIMQLFNQINNRGTAVLMATHNHQIINAYPHRILKCDQGKILDSAKQSFSLKDGV